Part of the Phycisphaeraceae bacterium genome, AGGGGCACGAGGAGCCACCACCGGCGCATGCTGATCGCGTAGACCCACCCCAGCGCGATCACCCCCGAGAACGCGGCCGACACGAGGCCCGCGCCCCACCCCCACGGGGATGGCTGGCACATCGCGATAAGGATGCCCACCGGCGCGAAGGTGAAGAAGACGCCCGCGTAGAGCATCGCGCTGGTCCGCGAGGACGGTGGGGCGGCCTTCGTGATGGACGGGGAGCCCTGCGCCATCGGCGACACAAGGGTAGCCGGAATACGGGACGTCGAGAATCAGCCCTTTGCCGGCTTCGCTGCTTCGATCAGCGACTGCACACGCTCGAAACTTTCGCGGTCGCGCCCGACGAGTTGGTCGACCTGCATGTCGGCGTGGTAGGAGGAGCGCACCATGGCGCCGCTCTCGACGACTTTGAAGCCCTTGGCGAGGCCGATGTCGCGGTAGCGATCGAACTGCTCGGGGGTGACCCATCGCGCGATGGGGAGGTGGTTGCGCGTGGGTTGCAGGTACTGGCCGATCGTGAGGATGTCGGTCTGGGCGCGCTCCTGGAGCACATCCATGAGTTCGAGCACCTCGTCGTCGCGCTCGCCGATGCCGACCATGATGCCGGTCTTCGTGACGAGGCCCGCTTCTTTACAGCGCTTCAGCAACTCGACGGATCGGTCGAACTTGGCCTGGGGGCGCACCGCCGGGTACATGCGAGGGACGCTCTCGAGGTTGTGGTTCAAAATCTCGGGTCGGGCGTCGATCACCTTCTGCAACGCGTCCCAGTCGCCCATGAAGTCCGGGATGAGGACCTCGATGGAGAGCCCGGTGGTGGCGGCCCGCGTCTGGAGGATGGTCTCGGCCCAGATCCCGGCGCCGCCGTCCTTGAGTTCGTCGCGGTTGACGCTGGTGATGACGATGTGGCGGAGCCCCGCGCCCTCGACCATGATCTTCACGGATTCAGCG contains:
- the lipA gene encoding lipoyl synthase, with the protein product MSTLPAKPTSPGAPASPASPAALERTLARHPRPLGGDPVKRLEKPTLSLSGLVLNNKGEGGAEAIQHAAPKRKPKWIRAKMPGGDKYHQLRDLLSEHKLHTVCEEANCPNMGECWARGVATIMILGDTCTRSCGFCNIKTGRPGTLDLDEPRRVAESVKIMVEGAGLRHIVITSVNRDELKDGGAGIWAETILQTRAATTGLSIEVLIPDFMGDWDALQKVIDARPEILNHNLESVPRMYPAVRPQAKFDRSVELLKRCKEAGLVTKTGIMVGIGERDDEVLELMDVLQERAQTDILTIGQYLQPTRNHLPIARWVTPEQFDRYRDIGLAKGFKVVESGAMVRSSYHADMQVDQLVGRDRESFERVQSLIEAAKPAKG